Proteins found in one Seonamhaeicola sp. S2-3 genomic segment:
- a CDS encoding c-type cytochrome has protein sequence MKGLIYFLFVSVLFSCQQIKRSSYSINDGVSKEIHPGKNLMETQCIICHSATANHDNRLAPPMIAVKKRYASSSTTKEEFVKSIQNWFNNPTEGNAKMYGAVKRFGVMPKLSITKENLNLISDYLYDNDIDQPEWFENHYNEEKRKGFPMHKRKQS, from the coding sequence ATGAAAGGACTTATTTACTTTTTATTTGTTTCTGTTTTATTTAGTTGTCAGCAAATAAAAAGGTCATCATATTCAATTAATGATGGTGTTTCTAAAGAGATACATCCTGGGAAAAACCTAATGGAAACTCAATGTATCATTTGTCATAGCGCAACAGCAAATCATGATAACCGATTAGCACCACCAATGATTGCAGTTAAAAAACGCTATGCTTCTTCTAGTACTACAAAAGAAGAATTTGTTAAAAGCATCCAAAATTGGTTTAACAACCCAACAGAAGGTAATGCAAAAATGTATGGTGCTGTTAAAAGATTTGGTGTAATGCCAAAATTATCAATTACTAAAGAAAATTTAAATCTCATTTCAGATTATTTATATGATAATGATATAGACCAACCAGAATGGTTTGAAAATCATTATAACGAAGAAAAAAGAAAAGGGTTTCCAATGCACAAACGTAAACAAAGTTAA